A window of the Nycticebus coucang isolate mNycCou1 chromosome 3, mNycCou1.pri, whole genome shotgun sequence genome harbors these coding sequences:
- the LOC128582403 gene encoding cytochrome P450 2D17, translating into MGLLTGDVLTTLALAMAVFLLLVDLMHRRPRWAARYPPGPMPLPGLGNLLQVDFQDIPYYFSKLQRRFGDVYSLQLGWTPVVVLNGLVAVREALVKHNDDTADRPPSPVYEHLGFGPRSEGVIVARYGPAWREQRRFSVSTLRLFGLGKKSLEQWVTEEASCLCAAFADHGGRPFNPSELLNKAVTNVIASLTYGRRFEYNDPRFLRLLTLAKEAVGEDSGFLREVLNAVPMLLRIPGLAQKVFPAQKAFLALLDDLVTEHRMTRNPAEPPRDLTDAFLAEVEKAKGNPESSFNDENLRLVVSDLFSAGMVTTSTTLVWALLLMILHPDVQRRVQQEIDEVIGQVRRPEMSDQAHMPFTTAVIHEVQRFGDIVPLGVPHMTSRDIEVKGFLIPKGTTLFTNLSSVLKDETVWEKPFRFHPEHFLDAQGRFVKPEAFMPFSAGRRACLGEPLARMELFLFFTCLLQCFSFSVPPGHSPPSDHGVFAFLVSPFPYQLCAVPR; encoded by the exons ATGGGGCTGCTGACAGGGGATGTGCTGACAACTCTGGCCTTGGCCATGGCCGTCTTCCTGCTCCTGGTGGACCTGATGCACCGGCGCCCGCGCTGGGCTGCACGCTACCCACCAGGCCCCATGCCACTGCCGGGACTGGGCAACCTGCTGCAGGTGGACTTCCAGGACATTCCTTACTACTTCAGCAAG CTGCAGCGCCGCTTCGGGGACGTGTACAGCCTGCAGCTGGGCTGGACACCAGTGGTCGTGCTCAACGGGTTGGTGGCCGTGCGCGAGGCGCTTGTGAAGCACAACGACGACACTGCGGACCGCCCGCCTTCACCAGTCTATGAGCACCTGGGCTTTGGGCCTCGCTCCGAAG GCGTGATCGTGGCTCGCTACGGCCCCGCGTGGCGCGAGCAGCGGCGCTTCTCTGTGTCCACTCTGCGCCTCTTCGGTTTGGGCAAGAAGTCTCTGGAGCAGTGGGTGACCGAGGaggcctcctgcctctgtgctgcCTTCGCCGACCACGGCG GACGCCCCTTTAACCCCAGCGAACTCCTTAACAAAGCGGTGACCAACGTGATCGCCTCGCTCACCTATGGGCGCCGCTTCGAGTACAACGACCCGCGCTTCCTCCGGCTGTTGACTTTGGCGAAGGAGGCAGTTGGGGAGGATTCTGGCTTCCTACGCGAG GTGCTGAATGCTGTCCCCATGCTCCTGCGCATTCCAGGGCTAGCTCAGAAGGTCTTCCCTGCACAGAAAGCATTCCTGGCTCTTCTGGATGACCTGGTGACTGAGCACAGGATGACCCGGAACCCAGCCGAGCCACCTCGAGACCTGACAGATGCCTTCCTCGCCGAGGTGGAGAAG GCCAAAGGGAACCCTGAAAGCAGCTTCAATGATGAGAACCTGCGCCTGGTGGTGTCTGACCTGTTCTCTGCTGGGATGGTGACCACCTCCACCACGCTGGTCTGGGCCCTCCTGCTCATGATCCTGCACCCAGATGTGCAGC GCCGAGTACAACAGGAGATCGATGAAGTAATAGGGCAGGTGCGGCGACCAGAAATGAGTGACCAGGCCCATATGCCCTTCACCACCGCCGTGATTCACGAGGTGCAGCGCTTTGGGGACATCGTCCCCCTGGGTGTGCCCCACATGACATCCCGAGACATCGAAGTGAAGGGCTTCCTCATCCCCAAG GGGACAACACTCTTCACTAACCTGTCATCAGTTCTGAAGGATGAGACGGTCTGGGAGAAGCCCTTCCGCTTCCACCCGGAACACTTCCTGGATGCCCAGGGTCGCTTCGTGAAGCCAGAGGCCTTCATGCCTTTCTCAGCAG GCCGCCGTGCATGCCTTGGGGAGCCGCTGGCCCGCATGgagctcttcctcttcttcacctGCCTCCTGCAGTGCTTCAGCTTCTCGGTGCCTCCCGGACACTCCCCACCCAGTGACCATGGTGTCTTTGCCTTCCTGGTTAGCCCTTTCCCTTACCAGCTTTGTGCTGTGCCCCGCTAG
- the LOC128582402 gene encoding cytochrome P450 2D17-like isoform X1, whose product MLPHSRGQRPESALFIKEEHRLVWNSECARRVLPRSKCLVGWQPGVTTGAQWTGGHGAADRGCADNSGLGHGRLPAPGGPDAPVPALGCTLPARPHATAGTGQPAAGGLPGHFLLLQQGEGGGGGKQLGPGSSQQETWVLQRRFGDVYSLQLGWTPVVVLNGLVAVREALVKHNEDTADRPPTPILEYLGFGPRSEGIFQARYGPAWREQRRFSVSTLRLFGLGKKSLEQWVTEEASCLCAAFADHAGRPFSPSESLNKAVTNVMASLTYGRRFEYDDPRFLRLLTLMNEVLLEQSSFLIQMLNFIPVLLRIPGLVHKVIPRQREFMALLDELVTEHRMTWDPAQPPRDLTDAFLAEVEKAKGNPESSFNDENLRLVVSDLFSAGMVTTSTTLVWALLLMILHPDVQRRVQQEIDEVIGQVRRPEMSDQAHMPFTTAVIHEVQRFGDIVPLGVPHMTSRDIEVQGFLIPKGTLLFTNLSSVLKDETVWEKPFRFHPEHFLDAQGRFVKPEAFMPFSAGRRACLGEPLARMELFLFFTCLLQRFSFSVPPGHSPPSDHGVSNFLVSPFPYQLCAVPR is encoded by the exons ATGTTGCCTCACAGCAGGGGGCAAAGGCCAGAGTCAGCTCTCTTCATAAAGGAAGAAcacagactggtctggaactcagaGTGTGCCAGGAGGGTCCTACCCAGGTCTAAGTGTCTGGTGGGGTGGCAGCCAGGTGTTACCACAGGAGCCCAGTGGACAGGCGGACATGGGGCTGCTGACAGGGGATGTGCTGACAACTCTGGCCTTGGCCATGGCCGTCTTCCTGCTCCTGGTGGACCTGATGCACCGGTGCCCGCGCTGGGCTGCACGCTACCCGCCAGGCCCCATGCCACTGCCGGGACTGGGCAACCTGCTGCAGGTGGACTTCCAGGACATTTCTTACTGCTTCAGCAAGGTGAAGGAGGTGGTGGTGGAAAGCAGCTGGGGCCTGGGTCCTCTCAGCAGGAGACATGGGTG CTGCAGCGCCGCTTCGGGGACGTGTACAGCCTGCAGCTTGGCTGGACACCGGTGGTCGTGCTCAACGGGCTGGTGGCCGTGCGCGAGGCGCTTGTGAAGCACAACGAGGACACCGCGGACCGCCCTCCTACGCCCATCCTCGAGTACCTGGGCTTTGGACCTCGCTCCGAAG GGATTTTCCAGGCGCGTTACGGCCCCGCGTGGCGCGAGCAGCGGCGCTTCTCGGTGTCCACTCTGCGCCTCTTCGGTCTGGGCAAGAAGTCTCTGGAGCAGTGGGTGACTGAGGaggcctcctgcctctgtgctgcCTTCGCCGACCACGCCG GACGCCCCTTTAGCCCCAGCGAATCCCTGAACAAAGCGGTGACCAACGTGATGGCCTCGCTCACCTATGGGCGCCGCTTCGAGTACGACGACCCGCGCTTCCTCCGGCTGTTGACCTTGATGAATGAGGTTCTACTGGAGCAATCAAGCTTCCTGATCCAG atgctgaattttattccTGTCCTCCTGCGCATCCCGGGGTTGGTTCACAAGGTCATCCCTCGGCAAAGGGAATTCATGGCCCTGTTGGATGAGCTGGTGACTGAGCACAGGATGACCTGGGACCCAGCCCAGCCACCACGAGACCTGACAGATGCCTTCCTGGCCGAGGTGGAGAAG GCCAAAGGGAACCCTGAAAGCAGCTTCAATGATGAGAACCTGCGCCTGGTGGTGTCTGACCTGTTCTCTGCTGGGATGGTGACCACCTCCACCACGCTGGTCTGGGCCCTCCTGCTCATGATCCTGCACCCAGATGTGCAGC GCCGAGTACAACAGGAGATCGATGAAGTAATAGGGCAGGTGCGGCGACCAGAAATGAGTGACCAGGCCCATATGCCCTTCACCACCGCCGTGATTCACGAGGTGCAGCGCTTTGGGGACATCGTCCCCCTGGGTGTGCCCCACATGACATCCCGAGACATTGAAGTGCAGGGTTTCCTCATCCCCAAG GGGACACTTCTCTTCACTAACCTGTCATCAGTTCTGAAGGATGAGACGGTCTGGGAGAAGCCCTTCCGCTTCCACCCGGAACACTTCCTGGATGCCCAGGGTCGCTTCGTGAAGCCAGAGGCCTTCATGCCTTTCTCAGCAG GCCGCCGTGCATGCCTTGGGGAGCCGCTGGCCCGCATGgagctcttcctcttcttcacctGCCTCCTGCAGCGCTTTAGCTTCTCGGTGCCTCCCGGACACTCCCCACCCAGTGACCATGGTGTCTCTAACTTCCTGGTTAGCCCTTTCCCTTACCAGCTTTGTGCTGTGCCCCGCTAG
- the LOC128582402 gene encoding cytochrome P450 2D6-like isoform X2, whose amino-acid sequence MGLLTGDVLTTLALAMAVFLLLVDLMHRCPRWAARYPPGPMPLPGLGNLLQVDFQDISYCFSKLQRRFGDVYSLQLGWTPVVVLNGLVAVREALVKHNEDTADRPPTPILEYLGFGPRSEGIFQARYGPAWREQRRFSVSTLRLFGLGKKSLEQWVTEEASCLCAAFADHAGRPFSPSESLNKAVTNVMASLTYGRRFEYDDPRFLRLLTLMNEVLLEQSSFLIQMLNFIPVLLRIPGLVHKVIPRQREFMALLDELVTEHRMTWDPAQPPRDLTDAFLAEVEKAKGNPESSFNDENLRLVVSDLFSAGMVTTSTTLVWALLLMILHPDVQRRVQQEIDEVIGQVRRPEMSDQAHMPFTTAVIHEVQRFGDIVPLGVPHMTSRDIEVQGFLIPKVRLSGGARLGTQATQSSIPQALTAPAWVGSRAEARPPCPGGAQVWGDDKPKSAPEFLKMHACRNSGLEALIGGETQLYQGVRGCQEGSWTEHYFQASMCMPVRMCACVFGDNCPGILKPSHYSC is encoded by the exons ATGGGGCTGCTGACAGGGGATGTGCTGACAACTCTGGCCTTGGCCATGGCCGTCTTCCTGCTCCTGGTGGACCTGATGCACCGGTGCCCGCGCTGGGCTGCACGCTACCCGCCAGGCCCCATGCCACTGCCGGGACTGGGCAACCTGCTGCAGGTGGACTTCCAGGACATTTCTTACTGCTTCAGCAAG CTGCAGCGCCGCTTCGGGGACGTGTACAGCCTGCAGCTTGGCTGGACACCGGTGGTCGTGCTCAACGGGCTGGTGGCCGTGCGCGAGGCGCTTGTGAAGCACAACGAGGACACCGCGGACCGCCCTCCTACGCCCATCCTCGAGTACCTGGGCTTTGGACCTCGCTCCGAAG GGATTTTCCAGGCGCGTTACGGCCCCGCGTGGCGCGAGCAGCGGCGCTTCTCGGTGTCCACTCTGCGCCTCTTCGGTCTGGGCAAGAAGTCTCTGGAGCAGTGGGTGACTGAGGaggcctcctgcctctgtgctgcCTTCGCCGACCACGCCG GACGCCCCTTTAGCCCCAGCGAATCCCTGAACAAAGCGGTGACCAACGTGATGGCCTCGCTCACCTATGGGCGCCGCTTCGAGTACGACGACCCGCGCTTCCTCCGGCTGTTGACCTTGATGAATGAGGTTCTACTGGAGCAATCAAGCTTCCTGATCCAG atgctgaattttattccTGTCCTCCTGCGCATCCCGGGGTTGGTTCACAAGGTCATCCCTCGGCAAAGGGAATTCATGGCCCTGTTGGATGAGCTGGTGACTGAGCACAGGATGACCTGGGACCCAGCCCAGCCACCACGAGACCTGACAGATGCCTTCCTGGCCGAGGTGGAGAAG GCCAAAGGGAACCCTGAAAGCAGCTTCAATGATGAGAACCTGCGCCTGGTGGTGTCTGACCTGTTCTCTGCTGGGATGGTGACCACCTCCACCACGCTGGTCTGGGCCCTCCTGCTCATGATCCTGCACCCAGATGTGCAGC GCCGAGTACAACAGGAGATCGATGAAGTAATAGGGCAGGTGCGGCGACCAGAAATGAGTGACCAGGCCCATATGCCCTTCACCACCGCCGTGATTCACGAGGTGCAGCGCTTTGGGGACATCGTCCCCCTGGGTGTGCCCCACATGACATCCCGAGACATTGAAGTGCAGGGTTTCCTCATCCCCAAGGTAAGACTGTCAGGTGGGGCCAGGCTGGGAACCCAGGCCACCCAGTCCTCCATTCCACAGGCGCTGACTGCCCCAGCCTGGGTGGGGAGCAGAGCAGAGGCACGGCCACCCTGTCCAGGGGGCGCCCAAGTCTGGGGGGATGACAAACCAAAAAGTGCCCCAGAGTTTTTGAAGATGCATGCCTGCAGGAATAGTGGCCTGGAGGCACTGATAGGAGGCGAGACTCAGCTGTACCAGGGTGTCAGAGGGTGCCAAGAAGGTTCTTGGACTGAGCATTACTTTCAAGCATCCATGTGTATGCCAGTCAgaatgtgtgcctgtgtgtttgGTGACAACTGTCCTGGCATCCTGAAGCCCAGTCACTACTCATGCTAG
- the LOC128582402 gene encoding cytochrome P450 2D17-like isoform X3: MGLLTGDVLTTLALAMAVFLLLVDLMHRCPRWAARYPPGPMPLPGLGNLLQVDFQDISYCFSKLQRRFGDVYSLQLGWTPVVVLNGLVAVREALVKHNEDTADRPPTPILEYLGFGPRSEGIFQARYGPAWREQRRFSVSTLRLFGLGKKSLEQWVTEEASCLCAAFADHAGRPFSPSESLNKAVTNVMASLTYGRRFEYDDPRFLRLLTLMNEVLLEQSSFLIQMLNFIPVLLRIPGLVHKVIPRQREFMALLDELVTEHRMTWDPAQPPRDLTDAFLAEVEKAKGNPESSFNDENLRLVVSDLFSAGMVTTSTTLVWALLLMILHPDVQRRVQQEIDEVIGQVRRPEMSDQAHMPFTTAVIHEVQRFGDIVPLGVPHMTSRDIEVQGFLIPKGTLLFTNLSSVLKDETVWEKPFRFHPEHFLDAQGRFVKPEAFMPFSAGRRACLGEPLARMELFLFFTCLLQRFSFSVPPGHSPPSDHGVSNFLVSPFPYQLCAVPR, from the exons ATGGGGCTGCTGACAGGGGATGTGCTGACAACTCTGGCCTTGGCCATGGCCGTCTTCCTGCTCCTGGTGGACCTGATGCACCGGTGCCCGCGCTGGGCTGCACGCTACCCGCCAGGCCCCATGCCACTGCCGGGACTGGGCAACCTGCTGCAGGTGGACTTCCAGGACATTTCTTACTGCTTCAGCAAG CTGCAGCGCCGCTTCGGGGACGTGTACAGCCTGCAGCTTGGCTGGACACCGGTGGTCGTGCTCAACGGGCTGGTGGCCGTGCGCGAGGCGCTTGTGAAGCACAACGAGGACACCGCGGACCGCCCTCCTACGCCCATCCTCGAGTACCTGGGCTTTGGACCTCGCTCCGAAG GGATTTTCCAGGCGCGTTACGGCCCCGCGTGGCGCGAGCAGCGGCGCTTCTCGGTGTCCACTCTGCGCCTCTTCGGTCTGGGCAAGAAGTCTCTGGAGCAGTGGGTGACTGAGGaggcctcctgcctctgtgctgcCTTCGCCGACCACGCCG GACGCCCCTTTAGCCCCAGCGAATCCCTGAACAAAGCGGTGACCAACGTGATGGCCTCGCTCACCTATGGGCGCCGCTTCGAGTACGACGACCCGCGCTTCCTCCGGCTGTTGACCTTGATGAATGAGGTTCTACTGGAGCAATCAAGCTTCCTGATCCAG atgctgaattttattccTGTCCTCCTGCGCATCCCGGGGTTGGTTCACAAGGTCATCCCTCGGCAAAGGGAATTCATGGCCCTGTTGGATGAGCTGGTGACTGAGCACAGGATGACCTGGGACCCAGCCCAGCCACCACGAGACCTGACAGATGCCTTCCTGGCCGAGGTGGAGAAG GCCAAAGGGAACCCTGAAAGCAGCTTCAATGATGAGAACCTGCGCCTGGTGGTGTCTGACCTGTTCTCTGCTGGGATGGTGACCACCTCCACCACGCTGGTCTGGGCCCTCCTGCTCATGATCCTGCACCCAGATGTGCAGC GCCGAGTACAACAGGAGATCGATGAAGTAATAGGGCAGGTGCGGCGACCAGAAATGAGTGACCAGGCCCATATGCCCTTCACCACCGCCGTGATTCACGAGGTGCAGCGCTTTGGGGACATCGTCCCCCTGGGTGTGCCCCACATGACATCCCGAGACATTGAAGTGCAGGGTTTCCTCATCCCCAAG GGGACACTTCTCTTCACTAACCTGTCATCAGTTCTGAAGGATGAGACGGTCTGGGAGAAGCCCTTCCGCTTCCACCCGGAACACTTCCTGGATGCCCAGGGTCGCTTCGTGAAGCCAGAGGCCTTCATGCCTTTCTCAGCAG GCCGCCGTGCATGCCTTGGGGAGCCGCTGGCCCGCATGgagctcttcctcttcttcacctGCCTCCTGCAGCGCTTTAGCTTCTCGGTGCCTCCCGGACACTCCCCACCCAGTGACCATGGTGTCTCTAACTTCCTGGTTAGCCCTTTCCCTTACCAGCTTTGTGCTGTGCCCCGCTAG